A genomic region of Blattabacterium cuenoti contains the following coding sequences:
- a CDS encoding c-type cytochrome — protein MRNKYLYVLFLFIFMTLNSCWFDKSKPNRVYMPDMYYSDAYEPYSDPYPNYKKTLKKIRIPLFIKGKTSSLLPVKGTIPRNSYGFNFYKLDDTQEGYNLSKKILKSPLQKSNKNKEELNKIIEDGKNIYKINCSICHGENGDGQGFLVKKEKILGIPSYKDRDITIGSIYHVITYGKNNMSSYASQLNEIDRWKVAEYVMILKNK, from the coding sequence ATGAGAAATAAATATCTTTATGTTCTTTTCCTTTTTATTTTTATGACACTAAATTCTTGTTGGTTTGATAAATCAAAACCTAATAGAGTATATATGCCGGATATGTACTACTCAGATGCATACGAACCTTATTCAGATCCATATCCTAATTATAAAAAAACTCTTAAAAAGATTCGCATTCCTCTTTTTATAAAAGGAAAAACTTCGTCTCTTTTACCTGTAAAAGGAACTATTCCAAGAAATTCTTATGGATTTAATTTTTACAAACTTGATGATACCCAAGAAGGATATAATCTGTCTAAAAAAATATTGAAATCTCCTTTACAAAAGAGTAATAAAAATAAAGAGGAATTAAATAAAATTATAGAAGATGGAAAAAATATCTATAAAATTAACTGTTCTATATGTCATGGAGAAAATGGAGATGGACAAGGTTTTTTAGTAAAAAAAGAAAAAATATTAGGAATTCCCAGTTATAAAGATAGAGATATTACTATTGGAAGCATTTATCATGTAATTACTTATGGAAAAAATAACATGAGTTCATACGCATCTCAATTAAATGAGATAGATAGATGGAAGGTGGCAGAATATGTAATGATTTTAAAGAATAAATAG